GTCCGCCAGTACCTTGCCAGCCTCGAGGCCTTTTCGGTCACCCTCGCGCGGGAGGGCATCGAGAAGGCCATGGCGAAGCACCGGCCGGTAACGACAGGTCTCGAGGTGACACGCCCGCTCGAGCGGGTGGAGATGGATGAATGGCGGATCGACCTCATCACGCTGATGTCGCAAGCCGGATTGCTGAAGCTTTTCAGCGCCGAGGAACTCGAGGTTCTCGGTCTCAACGACAAGAAGTCACGTTGGTGGATGGTCGCGGCGATCGACTGCCGCACCAGGGTGCTCCTCGGCGCGATGCTCACCAAAGATCCGAAGGAGAGTTCCTCGATGAGCTGCCTCCGCATGGTCGTCAGCGACAAGGGCGCCATTTCGGATGCCGTCGGCGCGGCCTGCCGCTGGACGGAAGCGGGCGCGCCGGAGGTTCTGGTTACCGACAACGGACCGTCGTTCAAGTCTACGGTGTTCACCGACGCCTGCAACGACCTCGGGATCACGATCGAGCGGACCATCGCCGGCATGCCGACCATGCGCGGCACCATCGAGCGCCTGTTCCGTACCTGCGGCATGGGGCTGCTTCCGCGTCTGAACGGGCGGACCTTCTCCGACGTGGTCGAGAAGGGGGATCATCCGGCCGAGAAGCGCGCGTGCCTTGATCCCGAGGACATCTGCACCGTGCTCGTGCGCTGGATCGTTGACATCTACCACAACACCCCGCACGGCGGCCTTGGTGGCCGGACGCCGCGAGAGCAGTGGGAGGCCGATCATAGGGACGGCAATTATCCCCTCAGAGCGGCGCCCGACCGGCGGGCGAAGCGGCTGGCCTTCGGAAAGGCGCGCACGGTGAAGGGCACGAAGGCCGGGATCACCATCTTCGGCGCCCGCTACCAGAGCGAGGAGTTGGCACGGTTCATCGTTCTGCGCGGACCGCGCTTCTTGCAGGTTCGTTGGGATCCGGAAAACCTTGGCGCGATCGAGGTGGAACTCGATGGGCAGTGGTACGAGGTGCCCGCCGTTCACGACTTCCTCGACGGCCTGCACCTTCAGGTCTGGATCGCCGCCCGCCGTGCCTTGCGCAGCCGGTCGGCGACGCGGGAAGCCTGGACGGCGGATGTGGTTCGTGAAGCCGTCCGGGACATCGAGGCGCTGAACCAGCACCGCGCGCTGCAGTTCAAGCTCATCGACAAGCCCTACAGCGACAAGCACCTCAAGCACCTCGAGGAGTCCCTCTTCACGTCGTTCCGGATCACCGATGCGAAGCCGCAGGTCGTGCCTGCGCCGGACGGAGGGGGCCGCGTCATCATCGAGGAAGACCTGGATGCGAATGCCGGCGAGGACGGCATCGCGGCAGCATCTCGTACCGCACAGCATGGACGCCGCTCGGACGATGACTGGGAGTTCCCCGAGTAGGATCGGAGCCACCACACACACGATGCGGAGCCCCGGCAGGCCAGACCTGCCGGGGCTTCTGCATGCTTGGGGGCAAACCTGGGCACGCGCCTCCGCTAGTGATGTCGCTCGTGACGGGGTGCGGAGGCGAGCCGTGAAGCCGCGCGGCCACGTCGACGCAGCAGCTTCCGCGTCCTGCACCATCCCTGTCGTTCCGCTGCGCTCACCTTGTTGTGGAGCAGGCTCCCGGACCCCCACCTCGACGTCACGCGCGCCGCGGCTGGTGCAATCCGAACCTCATCGGGGGCAGGGGATGAGGCGATGCTGTACCTCTTGCTCTGCCTCTCGCTTGTGCAGGGTCCCCAAGCTTCAGGCTGCCGCCCCCTGGCTCCAGTCACAGCCGATCCCGGAGCGGCGCCCCGCCGGGGTGCGGCCGCGGGCGCACACATTCCATCTGCAGAGGGAAGCTGGCAGCTGCATCCGAGGAGCGTTAAACGGAACAATTGCCGCAGCGGCAGCCGACAGACCGACCGGCAGGTCGATCTCGGCAAAGCACCCGAGGTCGTCGCCGGGCGGACGGGGCTCGCCTTCATGAACGACTGTCCGCTGTCCCACGTGCAGCCCTTGAAATGAAGACGTTCAGCACTCCGTGCAGCGAACCTGAATTGGCGTCGAAGCCATACCAGTCGAGCGTGTCCGCGTTGATCGTGGCCATCGGGCGCAGGTGCGGAAGGCCCGATCACATCCTGTCACCAGGCATGGTCGCCCGAACCCTCACCGGATGTGAAATTTTCGTTTCCGGATTTTGAAAGGCGACCAATCTCACCTATGGCGCCGGCTGAAGGGCCCGCGATGGGAAATCCGGCGCCGCTCGATCAACCTCGCTGCGAGTGCTCGATCACGGGCAGCGACATCGTGAAGAACGAGACCAACCTTGACCCTCATCTTCCCCCAAGCCGCCGCTCGGCTGACCCAGCTGCGGAACATCCACATATCCAACTGGCGCGACAAAGAAGTGCGCCTTCACCTCGACCGGCTGTTCAAGGTCGACGAAAATGGCCATCAGACCGCCGAGCCCATCCGCTTCACGGCCAACATGGAGACGCGGGGGATCGCCCTGATCGAGGGTGCGGGAGGCGGCAAGACCACTGCAATCCGGCACGTCCTCGCATCGACGCCCGCTCTCAACCCCGCCGACGGCGCGCCGCGCTACCTCAGCATTCAGGTCCCGAGCCCGGCCACCCTCAAGAGCCTCGGACTCGAAATCCTGCGTGCGGCAGGTATCAGCGGTATCCAGGAGCGTGCCAAGGTCTGGCAGATCTGGGATGCCGTGCGCCACCGCCTCGGCAAGAAGGGCTTCGTGCTGCTCTGGATCGACGAGGCCCACGACCTCTTCCTCTCGCGCTCGTCGCGCGAGATCGACGACATGCTGAAGATGCTGAAGGCGCTGATGCAGGGGGAGTCGGCGGTGGTCGTCGTCCTCAGCGGCACGGAACGGCTATCCGAGATCACCGCCTACGATCCGCAGGTCAACCGCCGGTTCACCAAGATCCTGCCCCGCGACCTCGACCCGCTCGACGGCGGCAACATGCTCGGCATCGTGGGCAAGTACGCGGCCAAGGCCGGCCTGCAGTTTCAGCCCGGCGGCGAGATCGCCGGACGCCTCATCCATGGTAGCCGCGGACGGTTCGGGCGGGCCGTCGAGACGACGATCAACGCCATCGAACGGGCGCTCGCGGAAAGCTCCGGCGCCCTCACGCGCGAGCATTTCGCCGAAGCATGGGGGATGCAGGAGGGCTGCCGCTGGGAGGAAAACGTCTTCGTGGCGGACAGCTGGAGCGCCATCCGGCTCGATCAGGCCGCCGAGGAATTCGAGGCGGACCGCAGCGCGCGCCAGAAGAAGCAGCGCGAGAGGTCGTGACCTTGAACCTCGGGAAGGACACTCCGCTGCTCGCCGGCGAGAGCATCATGTCCTGGGTGGCCCGCATAGGTCGCGAGGAGGTCGGCATGGAGCCTGCCGACTTCCTGCGCTTCATGACCCTGAGCGGGAGGGACATCATCGATGCCACACCCGCGGGGATCGCCCGGCTAAAAGAAGTGACCGGTGTCGCTCCCGCGGATTTCCTGCGCGGCACCTACGTCCGGATCGACGATCGGCTCTACGACCACCAGGGGCAGCGCTTCCACGCCGAGTTTGGGGGAAGGGACCGCACAACCTACTGTCCCGCATGCCTGCTCGCGGATCGCGAGCGTGAGGGTCTCTCCGGCGGGCAGCGCGTCGGCCGCGTGAACTGGTTGTTTGCGCCGGTTCGCACCTGCCCGATCCACGATCTTCCGCTCGTCCGGAAGCCCAACCGGACCTGGTCGGACCGGTTCCAGGACATGGAGATCGTGGCGCCTGCGGATGAGGAACTTCAGGTTCTTCTGGGGCGCACCTCCATCCGGCGGGTGTCACCCCTGCAGACCTACGTCGAGGGGCGCCTCGAAGGGCAGGAGGGTCCGGCGTGGCTCGACGGGCAGCAGATCGATCTGGCTGTCCGGGCCACCGAGATCCTGGGGATGTGCGTTCTTCGCCATCCCCACGTCGAACTTCCGGCGCAGACCGAGACCGATTGGGACGAGGCGGGAGCAGTCGGCTACCGCTTCACGTCGCGCGGGACCGAAGGGATCCGCGAGGCTCTCGACGAGATCCGCTCGCCGCCCTGCGTCACCCGCAAGCGCGGCGGTCCCCAGGCGATCTTCGGCCGTCTCTACCAGTGGCTTCAGTACAACAAGAGCGCCAAGGACCGCGGCCCGATCCGCGAGGTGGTCCGCGAATATCTTCTCGAAACGATGGCGATCGAGCCGGGCACCATGCTGTTCGGCGACGCGGTGCCATCGCGCCGCCGCCACTCCGTCGCCAGCCTGGCGCGGCAGTTCGGCCTGCACTACCGAACGCTGAACCGGGCCGTCGTCCTGACGGGCCTGATGCCGGAGGGAAACGCGGATGTACTCGACCGGTTGCTGACGGTCGACGCCTCGGACGGCGAGCGCCTCGCCGAACGCATGCGCCGGTCGCTCTCCGTGACCGCGATGCCCGCGTACCTGAACTGCTGTCGTCTGCAGGCCGAGGCTCTTGTTAGGCACGGGGTGGTGACCCGGATCGGCGAAGACCGGAATAACGGGCAATTCGGCCTGAACATGGTGGCCGTCGAGGATCTCGACGAGTTCCTTGCCCGCTTCCGGTCGGCCGGTACCGGAGCATCGGCTTTGACCGCCGGCATGGCCGATGTGGTCGAGGCGTCCAGGATCCTCCGCTGGCCGGCGATCGACATCATCAAGCTCGTGCTCGGCGGGCGGTTGGAACGCGTCGCGCTCCTGTCGGCTGACCTGAAGCTCAAGTCCGTTCTCGTGGATACCGAAGAGGTGCGGGAGCGCCTCCGTGAAGGGGACGGTGAAGGCCGGCTATCCGTGGTCGAAGCGGCGGAGAGGCTACAGCTCGAACCCTGGGCGGTCCAGAACTTGACGTCCGGGACCGACAGCAAGGGCAGGGCTCTGCTTCCTTTCACCAAGAGCCGCAACGCCGCGGGCCAAGTCCGACTCTGTTTCGACCCCTGCGATGTGGAGGCCTTTGCGGACGCCCATGTCGAACTCAGGGCACTTGCGGCGGAGCGCGGCATCTCTACCAAGGTCCTCCAAGCCGAATTGTTGAGACTGGGGATCCACGCGATCCTGCCGAAGTCATCCCTGAACAAGCTTGTCTATCGACGAGCGGACCTCTGAACCTGCAGACTTGACCTTCGACGCGGCCGCCCCTTGGGGCGG
This portion of the Rhodobacter sp. CZR27 genome encodes:
- a CDS encoding Mu transposase C-terminal domain-containing protein → MSLDFDSRFPRFHIGPLDRVTIDGMRFRLLQQLSEAFVLVPVDGNGLVQTFAFKHLNTLNADGRIKHEVDYFNPMIALRRAAGPAEQWLAQLTPKQKDRVDRHFALVQGFNDLYRAGRVKKTKESIKASRKEIVEAALPYLQTTVPVKAIDRFEEERKKEAQEAGDNKSAAAHGGKAVLSVSPPHPRTLLEWVRNVDKFGKIGLVDRHHERGARGNGYEVEVNALLAETVERTYLNLNRKTKKQTEDAVRDAFHDENKLRAADGRPLLKVPGRRAVRQYLASLEAFSVTLAREGIEKAMAKHRPVTTGLEVTRPLERVEMDEWRIDLITLMSQAGLLKLFSAEELEVLGLNDKKSRWWMVAAIDCRTRVLLGAMLTKDPKESSSMSCLRMVVSDKGAISDAVGAACRWTEAGAPEVLVTDNGPSFKSTVFTDACNDLGITIERTIAGMPTMRGTIERLFRTCGMGLLPRLNGRTFSDVVEKGDHPAEKRACLDPEDICTVLVRWIVDIYHNTPHGGLGGRTPREQWEADHRDGNYPLRAAPDRRAKRLAFGKARTVKGTKAGITIFGARYQSEELARFIVLRGPRFLQVRWDPENLGAIEVELDGQWYEVPAVHDFLDGLHLQVWIAARRALRSRSATREAWTADVVREAVRDIEALNQHRALQFKLIDKPYSDKHLKHLEESLFTSFRITDAKPQVVPAPDGGGRVIIEEDLDANAGEDGIAAASRTAQHGRRSDDDWEFPE
- a CDS encoding TniB family NTP-binding protein, whose translation is MTLIFPQAAARLTQLRNIHISNWRDKEVRLHLDRLFKVDENGHQTAEPIRFTANMETRGIALIEGAGGGKTTAIRHVLASTPALNPADGAPRYLSIQVPSPATLKSLGLEILRAAGISGIQERAKVWQIWDAVRHRLGKKGFVLLWIDEAHDLFLSRSSREIDDMLKMLKALMQGESAVVVVLSGTERLSEITAYDPQVNRRFTKILPRDLDPLDGGNMLGIVGKYAAKAGLQFQPGGEIAGRLIHGSRGRFGRAVETTINAIERALAESSGALTREHFAEAWGMQEGCRWEENVFVADSWSAIRLDQAAEEFEADRSARQKKQRERS
- a CDS encoding TniQ family protein — translated: MTLNLGKDTPLLAGESIMSWVARIGREEVGMEPADFLRFMTLSGRDIIDATPAGIARLKEVTGVAPADFLRGTYVRIDDRLYDHQGQRFHAEFGGRDRTTYCPACLLADREREGLSGGQRVGRVNWLFAPVRTCPIHDLPLVRKPNRTWSDRFQDMEIVAPADEELQVLLGRTSIRRVSPLQTYVEGRLEGQEGPAWLDGQQIDLAVRATEILGMCVLRHPHVELPAQTETDWDEAGAVGYRFTSRGTEGIREALDEIRSPPCVTRKRGGPQAIFGRLYQWLQYNKSAKDRGPIREVVREYLLETMAIEPGTMLFGDAVPSRRRHSVASLARQFGLHYRTLNRAVVLTGLMPEGNADVLDRLLTVDASDGERLAERMRRSLSVTAMPAYLNCCRLQAEALVRHGVVTRIGEDRNNGQFGLNMVAVEDLDEFLARFRSAGTGASALTAGMADVVEASRILRWPAIDIIKLVLGGRLERVALLSADLKLKSVLVDTEEVRERLREGDGEGRLSVVEAAERLQLEPWAVQNLTSGTDSKGRALLPFTKSRNAAGQVRLCFDPCDVEAFADAHVELRALAAERGISTKVLQAELLRLGIHAILPKSSLNKLVYRRADL